The Poriferisphaera corsica DNA segment AGGTGTTGGAAGAGCGGTATGCAGGGCATCAATGGATAGAGGCATTGTTGACTGCGGTGCGTGCTTCGATGAATGGCATTCATGGGCGGGCGCGTGAGGCGCAGCGTCGTGATAATCCGTTTAAGAATCCAGTGAAGTAAAACAAGGTTGTGAGTGGATTGATCACGAATCAGAGTGAGGTGAGCGTATGTCCTCGACGTTTATTGTGACGGGTGTAGCGGGATTGGTTGGTTCTCATGTTGCTGAGCAATTGCTGCGTGAAGGACATACTGTGGTGGGGATCGACAATATAAATGATTATTACAGTGTTCCGCAGAAGTTGCAGAATCTGGAAGCTGTGAAGCAGCATGTCAATTTCACGTTTTATGATGACGACATCCGTGAGGGGGAAAAGATGTTGTCTATTTTTGAGAAACATCAGCCGGATGGGGTCGCGCATCTGGCGGCGATGGCGAATGTGCGGTATTCGATTGGTCGATCGCAGTTGTATTCGGATGTGAACATCATGGGGTCGGTGAATTTACTTGAAGCAGCGCGTGTGACGCATACAAATACGTTTGTGTTTGCATCAACGAGTTCAGTGTATGGTCACACGAAGCAGTTGCCGTTTGTTGAGACGGATACGTGTAATGAGCCGTTGTCGGCGTACCCTGCGTCGAAGAAGGCGATTGAGTTGATGGGGTATACGTATCATAATTTGCATGAGATGAATTTTACGGCTTTGCGATTTTTCTCGGTTTATGGGAAGCGGGCGAGGCCTGACATGATGCCGTTTATGGTGACGGACAAGCTGGTGAGAGGGGAGACAATTACGCTGTTCAATGCTGGACAGATGAAACGCGACTGGACGTATGTGGGTGATATCGCGGCGGGTGTTGTTGCGGCATTAAAAAAACCGTTGGGTTATGAGGTGATCAATATTGGTCGGGGTGAACCGGTGTTGATGGCTGATTTTGTGGGGATGTTGGAAGAATTGACTGGGAAGAAAGCGAAATTGGAGACGCCGCCAGCTCCGGCGTCCGAGCCAGCGATTACGTTTGCTAATATCGGCAAG contains these protein-coding regions:
- a CDS encoding GDP-mannose 4,6-dehydratase; translated protein: MSSTFIVTGVAGLVGSHVAEQLLREGHTVVGIDNINDYYSVPQKLQNLEAVKQHVNFTFYDDDIREGEKMLSIFEKHQPDGVAHLAAMANVRYSIGRSQLYSDVNIMGSVNLLEAARVTHTNTFVFASTSSVYGHTKQLPFVETDTCNEPLSAYPASKKAIELMGYTYHNLHEMNFTALRFFSVYGKRARPDMMPFMVTDKLVRGETITLFNAGQMKRDWTYVGDIAAGVVAALKKPLGYEVINIGRGEPVLMADFVGMLEELTGKKAKLETPPAPASEPAITFANIGKARELLGYDPTTPVEIGLKHMWEWYRDMYID